The proteins below come from a single Mustela nigripes isolate SB6536 chromosome 14, MUSNIG.SB6536, whole genome shotgun sequence genomic window:
- the TMEM201 gene encoding transmembrane protein 201 isoform X1 has translation MEGVSALLARCPTAGLAGGLGVTACAAAGVLLYRIARRMKPTHTVVNCWFCNQDTVVPYGNRNCWDCPHCEQYNGFQENGDYNKPIPAQYMEHLNHVVSGAPRPRAPAQPQQWVSSQVLLCRRCSHHQTTKIKQLAAFAPRDEGRYDEEIEVYRHHLEQMYKLCRPCQAAVEYYIKHQNRQLRALLLSHQFRRREADQSHTQSCSSAVKAPVQVIVLRALAFLACTFLLTLALYGTSNPFAPQATLPPALPPGGNGSAAPDNSSAPGPEGWQQLLGLLPEHAAEKLREAWAFGQSHQMGVVALGLLTCLLAMLLAGRLRLRRIDAFSTCLWALLLGLHLTEQYLQAASPGWLDTLKFSTTSLCCLVGFTAAVATRKATGPRRFRPRRCAPRVAAGLCPTSPSLAVPCPGAGPSPSLFIPTPPGFLPLASPQLFRSPRRASPSSLPGRLSRALSLGTIPSLTRADSGYLFSGSRPPSQVSRSGEVPVPDYFSLLSGCYPSSPLPSPAPSVAGSVASSSGSLRHRRPLISPARLNLQGQKLLLFPSPPGEAPSTPSSSDEHSPRNGSLFPLEPPQVPQRSPAQDTKLNMDMRSGPERGSACSSRSIKKEDDSSQSSACVVDTTTQGCTEGAATWRGRFGPSLVRGLLAVSLAANVLFTSAYLYQGLR, from the exons ATGGAGGGAGTGAGCGCGCTGCTGGCCCGCTGCCCCACGGCGGGCCTGGCCGGCGGCCTGGGGGTCACGGCGTGCGCCGCGGCCGGCGTGCTGCTCTACCGGATCGCGCGGAG GATGAAGCCGACACACACCGTCGTCAACTGCTGGTTCTGCAACCAGGACACAGTCGTGCCCTATGGGAACCGCAACTGCTGGGACTGTCCGCACTGTGAGCAGTACAACGGCTTCCAGGAG AACGGCGACTACAACAAGCCCATCCCCGCCCAGTACATGGAGCACCTGAACCACGTGGTGAGCggcgcgccccgcccccgcgcgccTGCACAGCCGCAGCAGTGGGTGAGCAGCCAGGTGCTGCTGTGCCGCAGGTGCAGCCACCACCAGACCACCAAGATCAAGCAGCTGGCTGCCTTCGCGCCACGGGACGAG GGCAGGTACGACGAAGAGATCGAGGTGTACCGCCACCACCTGGAGCAGATGTACAAGCTGTGTCGGCCGTGCCAGGCGGCTGTCGAGTACTACATCAAGCACCAGAACCGCCAGCTGCGCGCCCTGCTGCTCAGCCACCAGTTCCGGCGCCGGGAGGCAGACCAGAGCCACACGCAG aGCTGCTCGTCTGCGGTGAAGGCCCCAGTCCAGGTCATCGTGCTCCGCGCCCTCGCCTTCCTGGCCTGTACCTTCCTGCTGACCCTCGCACTCTATGGCACCAGCAACCCCTTTGCCCCACAGgccaccctgcccccagccctgccacctggTGGCAACGGCTCAGCCGCACCCGACAATAGCAGCGCCCCCGGGCCAGAGGGTTGGCAGCAGCTGCTGGGCCTGCTGCCCGAGCACGCAGCGGAGAAGCTACGTGAGGCCTGGGCCTTCGGGCAGAGCCACCAGATGGGCGTCGTGGCCCTGGGCCTGCTCACCTGCCTGCTGGCCATGCTGCTGGCTGGCCGCCTCAG GCTCCGGAGGATCGACGCCTTCTCTACCTGCCTGTGGGCCCTGCTGCTGGGGCTGCACCTGACCGAGCAGTACCTGCAGGCTGCCTCGCCCGGCTGGCTGGACACACTCAAGTTCAGCACCACGTCCCTGTGCTGCCTGGTGGGCTTCACGGCAGCCGTGGCCACAAGGAAGGCGACAGGCCCGCGGAGGTTCCGGCCCCGAAG GTGTGCCCCACGCGTCGCGGCCGGCCTCTGCCCCACGAGCCCCAGCCTGGCGGTGCCCTGCCCGGGCGCGGGCCCCTCGCCGTCTCTGTTCATCCCCACCCCGCCCGGCTTCCTGCCGCTCGCCAGCCCGCAGCTGTTCCGGTCTCCACGCCGGGCCTCGCCCTCCTCGCTGCCGGGCCGCCTCAGCCGGGCCCTCTCGCTGGGAACCATACCCTCCCTGACGCGGGCAG aCTCGGGGTATCTGTTCAGCGGGAGCCGCCCCCCATCTCAGGTGTCTCGGTCTGGAGAGGTTCCTGTTCCAG aTTACTTCTCTCTGCTGTCGGGATGCTATCCCTCCTCCCCGCTCCCTTCCCCAGCGCCTTCCGTGGCTGGCTCCGTGGCCTCCAGCTCTGGCTCTCTGCGCCACCGCAGGCCCCTCATCAGCCCGGCCAGGCTCAACCTGCAGGGGCAGAAGCTGCTGCTGTTCCCATCACCCCCCGGGGAGGCCCCCAGCACGCCCAGCAGCTCCGATGAGCACTCACCCCGCAACGGCAGCCTCTTCCCCCTCGAGCCGCCCCAGGTCCCGCAGAGATCGCCGGCGCAGGACACGAAGCTCAACATGG ACATGAGGTCGGGGCCAGAAAGAGGCAGTGCCTGCAGCAGCCGGTCCATCAAGAAAGAGGACGACTCATCCCAGTCGTCCGCCTGTGTAGTGGACACCACCACCCAAGGGTGCACAGAGGGGGCCGCCACCTGGAGAG gTCGCTTCGGGCCCTCCCTGGTCCGGGGCCTCCTGGCTGTGAGCTTGGCCGCCAACGTGCTCTTCACCTCGGCCTACCTGTACCAGGGCCTGCGCTGA
- the TMEM201 gene encoding transmembrane protein 201 isoform X2, translated as MEGVSALLARCPTAGLAGGLGVTACAAAGVLLYRIARRMKPTHTVVNCWFCNQDTVVPYGNRNCWDCPHCEQYNGFQENGDYNKPIPAQYMEHLNHVVSGAPRPRAPAQPQQWVSSQVLLCRRCSHHQTTKIKQLAAFAPRDEGRYDEEIEVYRHHLEQMYKLCRPCQAAVEYYIKHQNRQLRALLLSHQFRRREADQSHTQSCSSAVKAPVQVIVLRALAFLACTFLLTLALYGTSNPFAPQATLPPALPPGGNGSAAPDNSSAPGPEGWQQLLGLLPEHAAEKLREAWAFGQSHQMGVVALGLLTCLLAMLLAGRLRLRRIDAFSTCLWALLLGLHLTEQYLQAASPGWLDTLKFSTTSLCCLVGFTAAVATRKATGPRRFRPRRCAPRVAAGLCPTSPSLAVPCPGAGPSPSLFIPTPPGFLPLASPQLFRSPRRASPSSLPGRLSRALSLGTIPSLTRADSGYLFSGSRPPSQVSRSGEVPVPDYFSLLSGCYPSSPLPSPAPSVAGSVASSSGSLRHRRPLISPARLNLQGQKLLLFPSPPGEAPSTPSSSDEHSPRNGSLFPLEPPQVPQRSPAQDTKLNMASEDLATVGLDTGQTGGRTG; from the exons ATGGAGGGAGTGAGCGCGCTGCTGGCCCGCTGCCCCACGGCGGGCCTGGCCGGCGGCCTGGGGGTCACGGCGTGCGCCGCGGCCGGCGTGCTGCTCTACCGGATCGCGCGGAG GATGAAGCCGACACACACCGTCGTCAACTGCTGGTTCTGCAACCAGGACACAGTCGTGCCCTATGGGAACCGCAACTGCTGGGACTGTCCGCACTGTGAGCAGTACAACGGCTTCCAGGAG AACGGCGACTACAACAAGCCCATCCCCGCCCAGTACATGGAGCACCTGAACCACGTGGTGAGCggcgcgccccgcccccgcgcgccTGCACAGCCGCAGCAGTGGGTGAGCAGCCAGGTGCTGCTGTGCCGCAGGTGCAGCCACCACCAGACCACCAAGATCAAGCAGCTGGCTGCCTTCGCGCCACGGGACGAG GGCAGGTACGACGAAGAGATCGAGGTGTACCGCCACCACCTGGAGCAGATGTACAAGCTGTGTCGGCCGTGCCAGGCGGCTGTCGAGTACTACATCAAGCACCAGAACCGCCAGCTGCGCGCCCTGCTGCTCAGCCACCAGTTCCGGCGCCGGGAGGCAGACCAGAGCCACACGCAG aGCTGCTCGTCTGCGGTGAAGGCCCCAGTCCAGGTCATCGTGCTCCGCGCCCTCGCCTTCCTGGCCTGTACCTTCCTGCTGACCCTCGCACTCTATGGCACCAGCAACCCCTTTGCCCCACAGgccaccctgcccccagccctgccacctggTGGCAACGGCTCAGCCGCACCCGACAATAGCAGCGCCCCCGGGCCAGAGGGTTGGCAGCAGCTGCTGGGCCTGCTGCCCGAGCACGCAGCGGAGAAGCTACGTGAGGCCTGGGCCTTCGGGCAGAGCCACCAGATGGGCGTCGTGGCCCTGGGCCTGCTCACCTGCCTGCTGGCCATGCTGCTGGCTGGCCGCCTCAG GCTCCGGAGGATCGACGCCTTCTCTACCTGCCTGTGGGCCCTGCTGCTGGGGCTGCACCTGACCGAGCAGTACCTGCAGGCTGCCTCGCCCGGCTGGCTGGACACACTCAAGTTCAGCACCACGTCCCTGTGCTGCCTGGTGGGCTTCACGGCAGCCGTGGCCACAAGGAAGGCGACAGGCCCGCGGAGGTTCCGGCCCCGAAG GTGTGCCCCACGCGTCGCGGCCGGCCTCTGCCCCACGAGCCCCAGCCTGGCGGTGCCCTGCCCGGGCGCGGGCCCCTCGCCGTCTCTGTTCATCCCCACCCCGCCCGGCTTCCTGCCGCTCGCCAGCCCGCAGCTGTTCCGGTCTCCACGCCGGGCCTCGCCCTCCTCGCTGCCGGGCCGCCTCAGCCGGGCCCTCTCGCTGGGAACCATACCCTCCCTGACGCGGGCAG aCTCGGGGTATCTGTTCAGCGGGAGCCGCCCCCCATCTCAGGTGTCTCGGTCTGGAGAGGTTCCTGTTCCAG aTTACTTCTCTCTGCTGTCGGGATGCTATCCCTCCTCCCCGCTCCCTTCCCCAGCGCCTTCCGTGGCTGGCTCCGTGGCCTCCAGCTCTGGCTCTCTGCGCCACCGCAGGCCCCTCATCAGCCCGGCCAGGCTCAACCTGCAGGGGCAGAAGCTGCTGCTGTTCCCATCACCCCCCGGGGAGGCCCCCAGCACGCCCAGCAGCTCCGATGAGCACTCACCCCGCAACGGCAGCCTCTTCCCCCTCGAGCCGCCCCAGGTCCCGCAGAGATCGCCGGCGCAGGACACGAAGCTCAACATGG CGTCAGAAGATTTGGCCACAGTGGGCCTGGATACTGGCCAGACAGGTGGAAGGACAGGCTGA